Proteins encoded together in one Telopea speciosissima isolate NSW1024214 ecotype Mountain lineage chromosome 6, Tspe_v1, whole genome shotgun sequence window:
- the LOC122665447 gene encoding adenosylhomocysteinase 1-like → MGLLVGKTSSGDLNLALHNPLKELESLAPSHDHSTAILIETPTGSLNLWLLHMTIKTAVFIETLTAMVFSTQDHAAATIAHDSAAVFAWKGETLDEYWWCSERDLDWGPGGGPDLIIDDGGDATLLGVEEMG, encoded by the exons ATGGGGCTCCTTGTCGGTAAGACCTCATCAGGTG ATCTCAATTTGGCCCTTCACAACCCTTTAAAGGAGCTTGAATCATTGGCTCCTTCACATGACCATTCAACTGCTATTCTCATTGAAACCCCAACTGGGAGTTTGAATCTCTGGCTCCTTCACATGACCATTAAAACTGCCGTTTTCATTGAAACCCTAACTGCTATGGTCTTCTCCACCCAAGACCACGCCGCTGCTACCATCGCCCATGACAGTGCTGCCGTCTTTGCTTGGAAGGGTGAGACCCTTGACGAGTATTGGTGGTGCAGTGAGAGGGATCTTGATTGGGGTCCTGGTGGTGGTCCAGATCTGATtattgatgatggtggtgatgcgACGCTGCTGGGGGTGGAGGAAATGGGGTAG